Proteins encoded in a region of the Brevundimonas vesicularis genome:
- a CDS encoding cbb3-type cytochrome c oxidase subunit I, with amino-acid sequence MSSETGFDPELYKRFPTTEARPEGELEQLDEVWCGPRRPWEWITAINNNYIGVYYVGAAMLFFMLAGVLALLMRTQLALPMTGFLAQETYNQIFTMHGTVMMFLFAVPAVEALGVLLLPQMLGARDLPFPRLSAYAFWAYLVGGLCFFASLFFGLAPNGGWFMYPPLTSTTYSPGINADFWLLGIGFIEISAIAGAIEIIVGVLKTRAPGMTLDKLPIFAWAMLIFACMIIIAFPSIILSTLLLELERALGWPFFDAAKGGDPMLWQHLFWFFGHPEVYIIFLPAAGAMSTLIPAVAQTKLVGYRLVVLAMLATGFISFGVWAHHMFTTGMPQISINYFSAASMAVSVPAGVQVFAWIATLAAGKMRFNTPGLFAVGGLVIFVMGGLTGVMVAMVPFDWQAHDSYFIVAHLHYVLIGGMVFPLFAAIYYWTPMSSSRPLSERWGKWIFWLMFVGHNVTFMPMHLTGLMGMPRRVYTYLPDRGWDLPNMISTVGSFMFGLAVVLWMIDMIRNFRPFGEKDAGNVFGGPGLEWLPAGRYSLRSVPVIKSLYPVWDQPNLARDVEAGRYFLPGAPRGERETMITSPINAEPQYLQRMPRPSSWYVWGAIFTAGFFLILTIQAYVASLVSGVLAVYCILKWCWGLDRPSGPATVDVGGGVRLPTYVSGPSSHGWWAMVITLIVSGMVAIMACFSYVFLWSRRPDLWQAPPEIGSLPFALGLLAAAGLGAWASQGALKLDRPRSAGIAAILMLVATVAAGGAFAAEASAWWSSGLRPNASSQGATVYALLAWQGTFVGISLLMGPFVLLRWLCGLVSPRYPATFEVVALFVAFTAVQGAATTLLIRLFPGVGA; translated from the coding sequence ATGAGTTCGGAAACCGGGTTCGATCCCGAACTCTACAAACGCTTCCCCACCACCGAAGCCCGGCCCGAGGGCGAGCTGGAGCAGCTCGACGAGGTCTGGTGCGGCCCGCGGCGGCCGTGGGAGTGGATCACGGCGATCAACAACAACTACATCGGCGTCTATTACGTCGGCGCGGCCATGCTGTTCTTTATGCTGGCAGGCGTGCTGGCGCTGTTGATGCGGACCCAACTGGCCCTGCCGATGACCGGCTTCCTGGCGCAGGAAACCTACAACCAGATCTTCACCATGCACGGCACGGTGATGATGTTCCTGTTCGCGGTGCCCGCGGTCGAGGCGCTGGGCGTGCTGTTGCTGCCGCAGATGCTGGGGGCGCGCGATCTGCCGTTCCCGAGGCTGAGCGCCTACGCCTTCTGGGCCTATCTGGTCGGGGGGCTGTGCTTCTTCGCCTCGCTGTTCTTCGGCCTGGCGCCGAATGGCGGCTGGTTCATGTATCCGCCGCTGACGTCGACGACTTACTCGCCGGGCATCAACGCCGACTTCTGGCTCTTGGGCATCGGCTTCATTGAGATTTCGGCCATCGCCGGCGCCATCGAGATCATCGTCGGGGTGCTGAAGACGCGCGCGCCGGGCATGACGCTGGACAAGCTGCCGATCTTCGCCTGGGCCATGCTGATCTTCGCTTGCATGATCATCATCGCCTTCCCGTCGATCATTCTGTCGACCCTGCTGCTGGAGCTGGAACGCGCGCTGGGCTGGCCCTTCTTCGATGCGGCCAAGGGCGGCGACCCCATGCTGTGGCAGCATCTGTTCTGGTTCTTCGGCCACCCCGAGGTCTACATCATCTTCCTGCCGGCGGCGGGGGCGATGTCGACCCTGATCCCGGCCGTCGCCCAGACCAAGCTGGTCGGCTATCGGCTGGTAGTTCTGGCCATGCTGGCGACCGGCTTCATCAGCTTCGGCGTCTGGGCGCACCACATGTTCACCACGGGCATGCCGCAGATCTCGATCAACTATTTCAGCGCCGCCTCCATGGCTGTCAGCGTGCCGGCGGGGGTGCAGGTCTTCGCCTGGATCGCCACCCTGGCGGCGGGCAAGATGCGGTTCAACACGCCCGGCCTGTTTGCGGTCGGGGGGCTGGTGATCTTCGTCATGGGCGGGCTGACCGGGGTGATGGTCGCCATGGTGCCGTTCGACTGGCAGGCCCACGACAGCTATTTCATCGTCGCCCACCTGCATTACGTCCTGATCGGCGGGATGGTCTTCCCGTTATTCGCCGCCATCTACTACTGGACGCCGATGTCCAGCAGCCGGCCGCTCAGCGAACGGTGGGGCAAGTGGATCTTCTGGCTGATGTTCGTCGGTCACAACGTCACCTTCATGCCCATGCACCTGACCGGGCTGATGGGCATGCCGCGCCGGGTCTATACCTATCTGCCGGATCGGGGCTGGGACCTGCCCAATATGATCTCGACCGTCGGCTCCTTCATGTTCGGCCTGGCGGTAGTGTTGTGGATGATCGACATGATCCGCAACTTCCGGCCCTTCGGAGAGAAGGACGCCGGCAATGTCTTTGGCGGGCCGGGGCTGGAGTGGCTGCCCGCCGGTCGATACTCGCTGCGGTCCGTCCCGGTGATCAAGAGTCTGTATCCGGTATGGGACCAGCCGAACCTGGCGCGCGACGTCGAGGCCGGCCGTTATTTCCTGCCCGGCGCGCCGCGTGGCGAGCGCGAGACCATGATCACCAGTCCGATCAACGCCGAGCCCCAATATCTCCAGCGGATGCCCCGGCCGTCCAGCTGGTATGTCTGGGGCGCGATCTTCACCGCCGGCTTCTTTTTGATCCTGACGATCCAGGCCTATGTCGCTTCCTTGGTCAGCGGCGTCCTGGCCGTCTACTGCATCCTCAAATGGTGCTGGGGACTGGATCGCCCAAGCGGTCCAGCGACGGTGGATGTCGGCGGCGGCGTTCGACTGCCGACCTATGTGTCCGGCCCCAGCAGTCATGGCTGGTGGGCGATGGTCATCACCCTGATCGTGTCGGGCATGGTCGCGATCATGGCCTGCTTCTCCTACGTCTTCCTGTGGAGCCGGCGGCCGGACCTGTGGCAGGCGCCGCCCGAGATCGGCTCGCTGCCATTTGCCCTGGGTCTGCTGGCGGCCGCCGGACTCGGCGCCTGGGCCTCGCAAGGCGCGCTGAAGCTGGACCGGCCGCGCAGCGCCGGCATCGCCGCCATTCTGATGCTGGTCGCCACCGTGGCGGCGGGCGGCGCCTTTGCGGCCGAGGCCTCGGCCTGGTGGAGCTCGGGCCTTCGCCCCAACGCCTCCAGCCAGGGCGCGACCGTCTATGCGCTGTTGGCCTGGCAAGGGACATTCGTCGGCATCTCGTTGTTGATGGGGCCGTTCGTCCTGCTGCGCTGGCTTTGCGGCCTGGTTTCACCGCGTTACCCGGCGACATTCGAAGTGGTCGCCCTGTTCGTGGCCTTCACGGCGGTTCAAGGCGCGGCGACGACCCTTCTGATCCGCCTGTTCCCGGGCGTCGGCGCATGA
- the coxB gene encoding cytochrome c oxidase subunit II, which produces MKTDAPPGIAGWPPPVLDPAGPFAGPIQTVAWVLFIMAAVVMVVVAVALGIALFGPRKWKRRVGGERLIWIAGLVFPVVVLTGLLVYGLTTTARVADAPKPGEMRVRVTGEMWWWRVAYLDGQGREIVQDANEVHIPAGQPVVFELESADVIHSFWVPRLGGKTDMIPGRRNFMRLQADAPGTYGGQCAEYCGGPHALMGLVVVAHAPDDYVAWLARQSRPAAVVPSAQGPLALIDQGRNVFAASGCAACHTIRGTEANGLAGPDLTHVGSRQTLGAGILPNNQGTMAGWISDSQSLKPGNRMPSYAVLSGQDVRAVAAYLESLK; this is translated from the coding sequence ATGAAGACTGACGCCCCTCCCGGAATCGCCGGCTGGCCGCCACCCGTGCTGGATCCGGCCGGACCCTTCGCCGGACCGATCCAGACCGTCGCCTGGGTGCTGTTCATCATGGCGGCGGTGGTCATGGTTGTGGTGGCCGTGGCGCTCGGCATCGCCCTGTTCGGGCCGCGCAAATGGAAGCGGCGGGTCGGCGGCGAACGCCTGATCTGGATTGCGGGACTGGTCTTCCCGGTGGTCGTTCTAACAGGGCTGCTGGTCTATGGGCTGACCACCACGGCGCGGGTGGCCGATGCGCCCAAGCCCGGCGAAATGCGGGTGCGCGTCACCGGCGAAATGTGGTGGTGGCGCGTCGCCTATCTTGACGGTCAGGGGCGAGAAATCGTCCAGGACGCCAACGAGGTCCACATCCCGGCCGGCCAGCCTGTCGTGTTCGAGCTGGAAAGCGCGGACGTGATCCACAGCTTCTGGGTGCCGCGCCTGGGCGGAAAGACCGACATGATCCCCGGCCGCCGCAACTTCATGCGCCTGCAAGCCGATGCGCCTGGGACCTACGGCGGCCAATGCGCCGAATACTGCGGCGGTCCTCACGCCCTGATGGGGCTGGTGGTCGTGGCCCATGCGCCGGACGACTATGTCGCATGGTTGGCGCGTCAGTCGCGGCCGGCGGCCGTCGTGCCCTCGGCTCAGGGGCCGCTTGCCTTGATCGACCAGGGGCGCAACGTCTTCGCCGCCTCGGGCTGCGCCGCCTGTCACACCATTCGCGGGACCGAGGCGAACGGTCTGGCGGGACCGGACCTGACCCACGTCGGCTCGCGCCAGACACTGGGCGCCGGCATCCTCCCGAACAATCAGGGGACGATGGCCGGCTGGATTTCGGACAGCCAGAGCCTGAAGCCCGGCAACCGGATGCCGTCCTATGCCGTCCTGTCGGGCCAGGACGTGCGCGCCGTCGCCGCCTATCTGGAAAGCCTGAAATGA
- a CDS encoding c-type cytochrome, with translation MGFRTTGEVMGRRAAACALALALCACVDKSDLPRPVVQADAAAGLAVIKEVGCAACHRIPGVAWPEGRSGSNLAGFGARPLIAGRLPNQPDVLIRWLIDAPSMDPGTAMPPMPLTQDQARDVAAYLYTLDED, from the coding sequence ATGGGTTTTCGGACGACGGGCGAGGTGATGGGACGACGGGCGGCGGCCTGCGCGCTGGCGCTCGCCCTGTGCGCCTGCGTGGACAAGTCCGACCTGCCCCGGCCGGTGGTTCAGGCCGATGCGGCCGCCGGACTGGCGGTGATCAAGGAAGTCGGTTGCGCCGCCTGTCACCGGATACCCGGCGTCGCCTGGCCCGAGGGCCGGTCCGGCTCGAACCTAGCGGGGTTCGGCGCGCGCCCCCTGATCGCCGGACGCTTGCCGAACCAGCCCGATGTCCTGATCCGCTGGCTGATCGACGCGCCGTCGATGGACCCCGGAACCGCCATGCCGCCCATGCCCCTGACGCAAGACCAAGCCCGCGACGTCGCGGCCTATCTGTACACGCTCGATGAAGACTGA
- a CDS encoding cytochrome b, which yields MIERLFRQLLEWAAGHHDEGRYSPVGIGFHWVMAGLVIFQLGWGWWMGRQPVGGAMMAAYDLHFAIGVLMLILVIGRLSWRLLAPDLINDADKPGWESMAAHVTHYVFYICLFGLPLSGWAMISATDRTRQLETLGFIKWPLLPLQDLSNTQLWAIEAAAEWMHWGLVVTLLLMIPIHAGAALKHHLIDRDDVFHAMLPVVPQLRPKRTRWQRRWRALEKRVASTARTLWRGLLGPKAI from the coding sequence ATGATCGAAAGACTGTTCAGGCAGCTGCTGGAATGGGCGGCGGGTCACCATGACGAGGGTCGCTACTCGCCCGTCGGCATCGGCTTTCACTGGGTGATGGCGGGGCTGGTGATCTTCCAGCTCGGTTGGGGCTGGTGGATGGGACGCCAGCCGGTGGGCGGCGCCATGATGGCTGCCTACGACCTGCATTTCGCGATCGGCGTGCTGATGCTGATCCTGGTGATCGGCCGGCTGTCGTGGCGACTGTTGGCGCCCGACCTGATCAATGATGCGGACAAGCCGGGTTGGGAAAGCATGGCCGCTCATGTGACCCACTATGTCTTCTACATCTGCCTGTTCGGCCTGCCGCTGTCAGGCTGGGCCATGATTTCGGCGACGGATCGGACACGTCAGCTGGAGACGTTGGGCTTCATCAAATGGCCGCTGCTGCCGCTGCAGGATCTGTCCAACACACAGCTATGGGCTATCGAGGCGGCGGCGGAATGGATGCACTGGGGACTGGTCGTCACCCTGCTGCTGATGATCCCGATCCACGCCGGCGCCGCGCTCAAGCACCATCTGATCGATAGGGACGACGTGTTTCACGCGATGCTGCCGGTCGTGCCGCAGCTTCGACCGAAGCGGACCCGGTGGCAGCGGCGCTGGCGCGCGCTGGAGAAGCGGGTTGCGTCGACAGCCAGGACGCTATGGCGCGGGCTTCTGGGTCCGAAAGCGATTTGA
- a CDS encoding cytochrome c oxidase assembly protein, translating to MLAVLVAAAGVVLWRLEGRRRGYGLAAVAVLAVGFVSPLCALSSALFSARTVHHVLLVGLAAPLLAAALPMRRYGSLILAAAVQAVVFWAWHAPDAYGAALSNDAVYWVMQISLLASAVWFWCAARSASAPAAVIALLAAMLAMGLLGAVLTFAGQAVYAPHAYSTLAWGLTPLEDQQAAGLIMWAPAAALYLFAALWRLGRMIGPDAEAHPA from the coding sequence TTGCTGGCCGTCCTCGTTGCAGCTGCGGGCGTGGTCCTTTGGCGGTTGGAAGGGCGGCGGCGCGGCTATGGTCTGGCGGCCGTCGCGGTATTGGCCGTTGGATTTGTTTCTCCATTGTGCGCCCTCAGTTCGGCGCTGTTTTCGGCGCGGACGGTTCATCATGTGCTGTTGGTCGGCCTCGCCGCGCCCTTGCTGGCGGCGGCCCTGCCCATGAGACGATATGGGTCGCTGATTCTGGCGGCGGCGGTGCAGGCGGTGGTGTTCTGGGCCTGGCACGCGCCTGACGCCTATGGCGCCGCCCTGTCGAACGATGCGGTCTATTGGGTGATGCAGATCAGTTTGCTGGCGAGCGCCGTCTGGTTCTGGTGCGCGGCGCGGTCGGCGTCTGCGCCAGCGGCGGTCATCGCCCTGTTGGCGGCCATGCTGGCGATGGGGCTGCTTGGGGCGGTGCTGACCTTTGCGGGGCAGGCGGTCTATGCGCCCCATGCCTATTCGACCCTGGCCTGGGGCCTGACGCCGCTGGAGGATCAGCAGGCGGCCGGGCTGATCATGTGGGCGCCGGCGGCGGCGCTGTATCTGTTCGCCGCCCTGTGGCGGCTGGGGCGGATGATCGGCCCCGACGCCGAGGCGCATCCGGCATGA
- a CDS encoding LysR substrate-binding domain-containing protein, giving the protein MHAKAPSAGADRARDMEVFAAVAAAGSFSAAGRVLGLTPSAVSRTIDRIEARLGVRLVLRTTRALTLTVEGQAYLSAARRIVADLDEAEQSISDQGAPQGRLRVSASLAHGRQVVVPLIGAFVARYPQILVDINLTDNVVDVAAGQADVAIRFGPLLDSPLTARRLGETGRTIVASPAYLARRGVPRVPEDLHQHDCLNFNFRRLEPVWPFRRDGRDYALTVRGPVEANNGESLTQLALAGVGVTRVGNFSVAAAIAKGELVPLLEDFNPGDREPIHAVFVGGASVPARIRVFVDFLVDQLRPRSVATDTAEVALVLERGDRGNSS; this is encoded by the coding sequence ATGCACGCAAAGGCGCCGTCAGCGGGCGCAGATCGCGCCCGCGACATGGAGGTGTTCGCGGCCGTGGCTGCGGCCGGCAGCTTTTCAGCGGCCGGTCGGGTTCTCGGGCTGACGCCATCGGCCGTGAGCCGAACTATCGATCGGATCGAAGCGCGACTGGGCGTAAGGCTCGTCCTGAGGACAACCCGCGCCTTGACGTTGACGGTCGAGGGCCAGGCCTATCTCAGCGCCGCACGGAGAATTGTCGCCGATCTGGACGAGGCCGAGCAGTCCATCTCGGACCAGGGCGCGCCGCAGGGACGCCTAAGGGTTAGCGCATCCCTGGCGCACGGTCGGCAGGTGGTCGTGCCGCTGATCGGCGCGTTCGTGGCGCGCTACCCTCAAATCCTCGTCGACATCAATCTGACGGATAATGTCGTGGATGTCGCGGCTGGACAGGCCGATGTCGCCATTCGTTTTGGGCCGTTGCTGGACAGTCCGCTGACGGCGCGACGGCTGGGTGAGACGGGGCGAACGATCGTGGCGTCGCCGGCCTATCTCGCGCGTCGCGGCGTGCCGCGCGTGCCGGAGGACCTGCACCAACATGACTGTCTGAACTTCAACTTCCGAAGGTTGGAGCCCGTGTGGCCTTTCCGACGGGACGGTCGTGACTATGCGCTCACGGTTCGCGGCCCCGTGGAAGCAAACAATGGCGAGAGCCTGACGCAGCTTGCGCTGGCCGGCGTCGGCGTAACGCGTGTGGGCAACTTCAGCGTCGCCGCCGCGATCGCGAAGGGTGAGCTCGTGCCGCTGCTCGAGGATTTCAATCCTGGTGATCGTGAGCCCATCCATGCCGTCTTTGTCGGCGGCGCGAGCGTGCCCGCTCGCATCCGGGTATTCGTCGACTTCTTGGTCGATCAGTTGCGGCCACGGTCGGTTGCAACAGACACGGCCGAAGTCGCCCTAGTGCTGGAACGGGGTGATCGCGGCAATTCGTCGTAG
- a CDS encoding MFS transporter codes for MKLNPPLLALAAGAFGIGVTEFAPMGLLPVIATDLGVSIPSAGLLISAYALGVVLGAPLMTLATGRVPRRTLLIGLAGIFTIGNALSALADNYALLMIARIITSLNHGAFFGVGAIVAAGLVPPDRKAGAVAAMFMGLTIANVVGVPLATWAGETLGWRASFWGIAMIGVMVMAALALTLPKAAAPAAGDMLAELRVLGRRRVLSALALTVIGSSAMFTVFTYITPILREQTGASLGFITAMLVLYGLGLTVGNWIGGKFADHSVDRTLIVTLAGLSLVLLTFAVAMPLANVSAVIIFLWGIASFALVPPLQVRVMDAAREAPNLASAVNIGAFNLGNAIGAALGGAVIAGGLGYPAVAMAGAGASALGLLMIVLMSRRPAVVVAAE; via the coding sequence ATGAAACTCAACCCTCCCCTGCTGGCGCTCGCCGCCGGCGCGTTCGGTATCGGCGTGACCGAATTCGCTCCTATGGGGCTGTTGCCCGTCATCGCAACCGATCTAGGCGTCTCTATTCCATCGGCTGGTCTGCTGATCAGCGCCTATGCTCTGGGCGTCGTCCTGGGCGCACCCTTGATGACCCTGGCTACGGGCCGCGTTCCGCGCCGCACCCTGCTTATCGGTCTCGCCGGCATCTTCACGATTGGCAATGCGCTGTCTGCGCTGGCTGACAACTACGCCCTGCTGATGATCGCGCGGATCATCACGTCGCTGAACCATGGGGCCTTCTTTGGCGTCGGCGCCATTGTGGCCGCCGGGCTGGTGCCGCCGGACCGCAAGGCCGGGGCGGTGGCTGCCATGTTCATGGGCTTGACCATCGCCAATGTCGTGGGCGTTCCTCTGGCCACCTGGGCGGGGGAAACCTTAGGATGGCGGGCCAGCTTCTGGGGCATTGCGATGATCGGCGTCATGGTGATGGCGGCTCTCGCCCTGACCCTGCCGAAAGCCGCCGCACCTGCCGCCGGCGACATGTTGGCTGAACTGCGCGTGCTTGGCCGCAGACGCGTCCTGTCGGCCTTGGCCCTGACGGTTATCGGCTCCAGCGCCATGTTCACCGTCTTCACTTACATCACGCCGATCCTGCGCGAACAGACCGGCGCATCGCTGGGTTTCATCACCGCGATGCTCGTCCTCTATGGGCTTGGCCTGACCGTCGGCAACTGGATCGGCGGCAAGTTTGCTGACCATTCTGTCGATCGCACGCTGATCGTCACCCTCGCCGGCCTGTCGCTCGTCCTGCTGACCTTCGCCGTGGCCATGCCTTTGGCCAACGTAAGCGCCGTTATCATCTTCCTGTGGGGCATCGCCAGCTTCGCGCTCGTGCCGCCGCTTCAGGTTCGCGTGATGGATGCAGCGCGTGAGGCCCCGAACCTGGCTTCGGCCGTCAACATCGGCGCTTTTAATCTCGGCAACGCCATCGGGGCCGCTCTGGGCGGCGCCGTCATCGCCGGCGGCCTCGGCTATCCAGCCGTTGCTATGGCCGGCGCCGGCGCGTCCGCCCTTGGTCTGCTGATGATCGTGCTGATGTCACGCCGACCAGCCGTCGTGGTCGCAGCCGAATAG
- a CDS encoding methyl-accepting chemotaxis protein, translated as MSDAMNLDQRLRFLKMDKAARSRLADARPVIEAALQPSLEAFYAQVRATPDVARFFGAESQIAGAKDAQARHWGLIASGAFDPAYVEGVRRIGQTHARIGLEPRWYIGGYALVLEGLIEAIVTSHAKTRSLFSKRDDGKALAATLASVVKAAMLDMDFVISLYLEASETKRLEADQKRAEAEAEQTRVVEDTAAALAALAQGDLRTRIASDFTGGYARLKTDFNTAMQRLDDAMAEIAGNTGAMQLGAAEISEAADDLSRRTEHQAATLEETAAALDEITATVKRAAEGASRAAAVVETSRQSAEQSREVVSRAVEAMTAIEQSSSQINQIIGVIDEIAFQTNLLALNAGVEAARAGDAGRGFAVVASEVRALAQRSAEAAKEIKSLITTSSVQVKSGVTLVAETGEALSSIVKRVAEIDELMNEITASTREQSTALEEVNTAVNQMDQVTQQNAAMVEQSTAASHSLTSESRQLSDLVQRFSLTRETALSSRALAAPAPRKPNATRPTRPAALRSSGSAALAVVEEADTAGWEEF; from the coding sequence ATGTCGGACGCAATGAATCTGGATCAAAGACTTCGCTTCTTGAAGATGGACAAGGCCGCAAGGTCTCGGCTCGCCGACGCCAGACCCGTCATCGAGGCGGCGCTTCAGCCCAGTCTTGAAGCTTTTTACGCCCAGGTTCGCGCGACGCCTGACGTGGCCCGCTTCTTCGGCGCGGAAAGCCAGATCGCGGGGGCCAAGGACGCCCAGGCGCGACACTGGGGCCTGATCGCCTCGGGCGCCTTTGATCCGGCCTATGTCGAGGGCGTGCGCCGCATCGGCCAGACCCACGCCCGCATCGGCCTGGAGCCGCGCTGGTATATCGGCGGCTACGCCCTGGTCCTGGAAGGGTTGATCGAGGCGATCGTCACATCCCACGCTAAGACGCGGTCGCTGTTTTCGAAGCGCGATGACGGCAAGGCCTTGGCGGCGACGCTGGCCAGTGTGGTGAAGGCCGCGATGCTCGACATGGATTTCGTCATTTCGCTATATCTGGAAGCCTCCGAGACCAAGCGCCTGGAGGCGGACCAGAAGCGCGCAGAGGCCGAGGCCGAACAGACGCGGGTGGTGGAGGATACGGCGGCGGCTCTGGCGGCCCTGGCGCAGGGCGATCTGCGAACCCGCATCGCGTCCGACTTCACCGGCGGCTACGCGCGCCTGAAGACCGACTTCAACACCGCCATGCAGCGCCTTGACGACGCCATGGCCGAGATCGCCGGCAATACGGGCGCCATGCAGCTGGGCGCCGCCGAAATCAGCGAAGCCGCCGACGACCTGTCGCGGCGCACCGAGCATCAGGCGGCCACGCTGGAGGAAACGGCGGCCGCGCTGGACGAGATCACCGCCACGGTGAAGCGGGCGGCCGAAGGCGCCAGTCGCGCCGCCGCGGTCGTGGAAACCTCGCGTCAATCCGCCGAGCAGTCGCGCGAGGTGGTCAGCCGCGCCGTCGAAGCCATGACCGCGATCGAACAGTCGTCGTCGCAGATCAACCAGATCATCGGCGTCATCGACGAAATCGCCTTTCAGACGAACCTTCTGGCCCTGAACGCGGGCGTCGAGGCCGCGCGCGCGGGCGACGCGGGGCGAGGGTTCGCCGTGGTGGCCTCCGAGGTTCGGGCCCTGGCGCAGCGGTCCGCCGAGGCGGCCAAGGAGATCAAGTCGTTGATCACCACCTCGTCCGTCCAGGTGAAGTCCGGCGTCACCTTGGTCGCAGAAACGGGCGAGGCCCTATCGTCCATCGTCAAGCGCGTCGCCGAAATCGACGAGCTCATGAACGAGATTACGGCCTCGACGCGCGAGCAGTCGACGGCGCTGGAAGAGGTCAACACCGCCGTCAACCAGATGGACCAGGTGACCCAGCAGAACGCCGCCATGGTCGAACAGTCGACGGCGGCCAGCCATAGCCTGACCTCTGAAAGCCGTCAGCTGTCGGATCTGGTCCAGCGCTTCAGCCTGACGCGCGAAACCGCGCTGAGCAGCCGAGCCCTCGCCGCGCCAGCGCCACGCAAGCCAAACGCGACCCGCCCCACGCGTCCGGCCGCCCTGCGATCCTCCGGCTCGGCCGCGCTGGCCGTCGTGGAGGAGGCGGACACGGCCGGCTGGGAGGAGTTCTGA
- a CDS encoding MarR family winged helix-turn-helix transcriptional regulator, whose product MDEFTVREFDDPAMALYALDTALLELDRQLDRVLRADGQSNAAVRALSLIAGEGRRGVKQCALGSTLQAPPASLSRLVDHLVRANLVKRSPHPNDRRVTMLEITEAGRAVLDDRRSQYGRLAGLLNSEGLKTAAQLIPLLQAMAKDIGHAAT is encoded by the coding sequence ATGGACGAGTTCACCGTGCGGGAGTTCGATGATCCCGCGATGGCGCTCTATGCGCTCGACACCGCCTTGCTTGAGCTTGATCGCCAGCTTGATCGCGTCCTGCGCGCCGACGGTCAGAGCAATGCCGCCGTCCGCGCCTTGAGCCTGATCGCCGGCGAGGGCCGTCGCGGGGTCAAACAATGCGCTCTGGGATCGACGCTTCAGGCGCCGCCGGCCTCGCTATCGCGGCTGGTTGATCATTTGGTTCGCGCTAACCTGGTCAAGCGTTCGCCCCATCCAAACGACCGGCGGGTCACCATGCTGGAAATCACCGAGGCAGGCCGCGCCGTTCTGGACGATCGGCGGTCGCAATACGGTCGTCTGGCCGGCCTTTTGAACAGCGAGGGTTTGAAGACCGCCGCCCAGCTGATCCCGCTGCTGCAGGCCATGGCGAAGGACATCGGTCACGCCGCGACCTGA